A stretch of the Elephas maximus indicus isolate mEleMax1 chromosome 3, mEleMax1 primary haplotype, whole genome shotgun sequence genome encodes the following:
- the GTPBP3 gene encoding tRNA modification GTPase GTPBP3, mitochondrial — protein sequence MNTNRSLPSLKLEWPEGKQEPSSRCHFHCFVLCPHLLPALISVVSDDGCARTLKPRSLVAGERHFTAHPPPPLVRLKPTSKNENLQSVGGTSPKEPNGRSPTVVLRLSALGQSRHEGGGTSCPYLPPRSPGERPGKVAGCESMWRGLWTLQARAARGLLRLCSRHGSGVPAPGSGATIFALSSGQGRCGVAVIRTSGPASGPALRSLTAGRDLPPARSASLRLLSDPRSGEPLDRALVLWFPGPQSFTGEDCAEFHVHGGFAVVSGVLQALGGVPGLRPAEAGEFTRRAFARGKLSLTEVEGLADLIHAETEAQRRQALRQLDGELGRLCHDWAETLTTALAHVEAYIDFSEDDNLEEDVLERVDSSVRGLEAALGAHLRDARRGQRLRSGAHVVVAGPPNAGKSSLVNLLSRKPVSIVSPEPGTTRDVLETPVDLAGFPALLSDTAGLREGVGPVEQEGVRRARARLEQADLILAVLDASDLTSPSSCNFLDTVVAHLATQSTNESSQRLLLVLNKLDLLSSEGPGLSPDLPPHLLLSCLTGEGLESLLEALRKELAALCGDPSTGPPLLTRARHQHHLQACLDALGHYKEARDLALAAEGLRVARGHLARLTGGGGTEEILDVIFRDFCVGK from the exons ATGAACACAAATAGGTCCTTGCCTAGTCTAAAGCTAGAGTGGCCGGAGGGAAAACAGGAACCCTCGTCTCGCTGTCATTTCCACTGCTTTGTGCTGTGCCCTCACCTTCTTCCCGCCCTCATTTCCGTTGTGTCGGATGACGGCTGCGCTAGGACCCTAAAACCTAGGTCTCTGGTTGCTGGGGAACGCCATTTCACTGCACACCCTCCCCCGCCCCTCGTGCGGCTCAAACCAACCAGTAAGAATGAAAATCTGCAGTCTGTGGGCGGGACGTCTCCGAAGGAGCCCAATGGAAGGAGCCCAACGGTAGTCCTGAGGCTCTCAGCGCTCGGCCAATCACGCCACGAAGGGGGTGGGACCTCCTGCCCGTACTTGCCTCCCAGGAGCCCCGGCGAGCGGCCAGGCAAGGTCGCAGGTTGTGAATCCATGTGGCGGGGGTTGTGGACCTTGCAGGCCCGGGCAGCACGTGGGCTTCTCAG ACTCTGCTCGCGCCACGGCAGCGGCGTCCCGGCCCCCGGCTCTGGAGCCACCATCTTCGCGCTGAGCTCCGGCCAAGGCCGCTGCGGCGTCGCTGTGATTCGGACCAGTGGCCCGGCCAGCGGACCCGCCCTCCGGAGCCTCACAGCGGGCCGGGACCTGCCCCCGGCCCGTAGCGCCAGCTTGCGCCTGCTCAGCGACCCGCGCTCCGGGGAGCCGCTGGACCGTGCACTGGTGCTGTGGTTCCCAG GTCCCCAAAGTTTCACGGGCGAGGATTGCGCGGAGTTCCACGTACACGGAGGCTTTGCGGTGGTAAGCGGAGTTCTGCAGGCTCTGG GTGGTGTGCCAGGGCTGCGGCCTGCAGAGGCGGGTGAGTTCACCAGGCGGGCGTTTGCCCGCGGGAAGCTGAGCCTGACCGAGGTAGAGGGCCTGGCAGATCTGATCCACGCGGAGACAGAGGCGCAGAGGCGGCAGGCCCTGCGGCAGCTGGACGGGGAGCTGGGCCGCCTGTGCCACGACTGGGCTGAGACCCTCACCACG gctcTGGCCCATGTGGAGGCCTATATCGACTTCAGTGAAGATGACAACCTGGAGGAAGACGTCCTGGAGCGAG TGGACAGCTCAGTAAGGGGACTGGAGGCCGCACTGGGTGCACATCTCCGAGATGCACGGCGAGGGCAGAGGCTCCGTTCTGGGGCGCACGTGGTGGTTGCGGGACCTCCCAACGCCGGCAAGAGTAGCCTGGTGAACTTGCTCA gCCGGAAGCCTGTGTCCATCGTGTCCCCTGAGCCAGGGACCACCCGTGATGTGCTGGAGACCCCTGTGGACCTGGCCGGGTTCCCGGCACTGCTGAGTGACACAGCAGGGCTGCGCGAGGGTGTGGGGCCTGTGGAGCAGGAGGGTGTCAGACGGGCCCGCGCGAG GCTAGAGCAGGCTGACCTCATTCTGGCCGTGCTGGATGCCTCTGACCTGACCTCCCCCTCCAGCTGCAACTTCCTGGACACGGTTGTGGCTCACTTAGCAACCCAGAGCACCAATGAGAGCAGCCAGCGCCTCCTGCTGGTGCTGAACAAATTGGACCTACTGTCATCGGAGGGCCCAGGGCTCAGTCCTGACTTGCCTCCCCACCTGCTACTGTCCTGCCTGACTGGGGAGGGGCTGGAGAGCCTCCTGGAAGCCCTGAGGAAGGAGCTGGCTGCATT ATGTGGGGACCCATCCACAGGCCCACCACTTCTGACACGCGCAAGGCACCAGCATCACCTCCAGGCCTGCCTGGATGCCCTAGGCCACTACAAGGAGGCAAGAGACTTGGCCTTGGCAGCCGAGGGGCTGCGGGTCGCCCGAGGGCACCTGGCCCGCCTCACGGGGGGAGGGGGCACTGAAGAGATCCTGGATGTCATCTTCCGGGACTTCTGTGTGGGCAAGTGA